In Procambarus clarkii isolate CNS0578487 chromosome 50, FALCON_Pclarkii_2.0, whole genome shotgun sequence, one genomic interval encodes:
- the LOC138351654 gene encoding cathelicidin-B1-like: MEVTVRGCESSVVRGCESSVVRGCESSVVRGCESSVVRECESSVVPGCESSVVPGCESSVVPGCESSVVRGCESSVVPGCESSVVPGCESSVVPGCESSVVPGCESSVVPGCESSVVPGCESSVVPGCESPVNIEISIDSMVRICLYQWFVFVLF; this comes from the coding sequence ATGGAGGTTACTGTACGTGGGTGTGAATCGTCAGTGGTACGTGGGTGTGAATCGTCAGTGGTACGTGGGTGTGAATCGTCAGTGGTACGTGGGTGTGAATCATCAGTGGTACGTGAGTGTGAATCATCAGTGGTACCTGGGTGTGAATCATCAGTGGTACCCGGGTGTGAATCATCAGTGGTACCTGGGTGTGAATCATCAGTGGTACGTGGGTGTGAATCATCAGTGGTACCTGGGTGTGAATCATCAGTGGTACCTGGGTGTGAATCATCAGTGGTACCTGGGTGTGAATCATCAGTGGTACCTGGGTGTGAATCATCAGTGGTACCTGGGTGTGAATCATCAGTGGTACCTGGGTGTGAATCATCAGTGGTACCTGGGTGTGAATCACCAGTGAATATAGAAATTAGTATAGATAGTATGGTGAGAATATGTTTGTATCAGTGGTTTGTATttgttttgttttag